Proteins encoded in a region of the Populus nigra chromosome 3, ddPopNigr1.1, whole genome shotgun sequence genome:
- the LOC133689153 gene encoding flotillin-like protein 4 — MLYKVASPSEYLVITGVGISDIKLAKKGWILPGQSCSVFDVSPVNYTFEVQAMSAEKLPFVLPAVFTIGPRVDDEQSLFRYAKLISPHDKLSNHVKELVQGIIEGETRVLAASMTMEEIFKGTKDFKQEVFEKVQLELNQFGLLIYNANVKQLVDVPGHEYFSYLGQKTQMEAANQARIDVAEAKMKGEIGSKQREGRTQQNAAKIDAETKIIATQRQGDGKKEEIKVKTEVKIYENHREAEVAEANADLAKKKAGWSMEAQVAEVEATKAVSLRDAELQMEVERMNALTRTEKLKAEFLSKASVEYETKVQEANWELYRKQKAAEAILYEKEKEADAQKAIADATFYSRQQVADGELYAKQKEAEGLVALAQAQGVYLRTLLDALGGNYAALRDYLMINSGMYREIAKINSDAVQGLQPKISIWTNGNSGETNDGAGAGNAMKEVAGVYKMLPPLFKTVQEQTGMLPPAWMGSLTDSSNSNVK; from the exons atgttGTATAAAGTTGCTAGCCCGTCGGAGTATCTGGTGATAACCGGAGTTGGCATCTCAGACATAAAGCTAGCCAAAAAGGGATGGATCCTCCCCGGCCAGTCGTGTTCTGTCTTCGATGTTTCACCGGTCAACTACACCTTCGAAGTCCAAGCTATGAGTGCAGAGAAGCTCCCTTTTGTCCTTCCTGCTGTCTTCACTATTGGCCCTCGTGTAGATGATGAGCAAAGCCTCTTCAGATACGCGAAGCTAATTTCTCCACACGACAAACTTTCTAACCATGTTAAAGAGCTTGTCCAGGGTATCATTGAAGGTGAAACTAGAGTCCTCGCTGCTTCCATGACCATGGAAGAGATTTTCAAAGGAACTAAAGACTTTAAACAGGAAGTGTTTGAGAAAGTTCAGCTTGAACTTAATCAGTTTGGATTGTTAATATATAACGCTAATGTTAAACAACTTGTCGATGTTCCTGGGCATGAGTACTTCTCTTACTTGGGTCAAAAGACTCAAATGGAGGCTGCAAATCAAGCTAGAATTGATGTAGCAGAGGCGAAAATGAAGGGAGAGATAGGATCAAAGCAAAGGGAAGGTCGGACACAACAAAATGCGGCGAAAATCGATGCAGAAACGAAGATAATAGCGACACAACGACAAGGAGATGGAAAGAAGGAGGAGATAAAGGTGAAGACTGAGGTTAAGATTTATGAGAACCATAGAGAGGCAGAGGTTGCAGAGGCCAACGCTGATTTGGCAAAGAAGAAGGCCGGATGGTCCATGGAGGCGCAGGTGGCAGAGGTGGAAGCAACAAAGGCTGTGTCACTGAGGGATGCTGAATTGCAAATGGAGGTGGAGAGAATGAATGCTTTGACTAGAACTGAGAAGCTTAAGGCTGAGTTTCTAAGCAAGGCTAGTGTGGAGTATGAAACCAAG GTTCAAGAAGCAAACTGGGAGCTGTATAGGAAACAGAAAGCAGCAGAAGCAATTCTCTACGAAAAGGAGAAAGAGGCTGATGCACAAAAAGCAATAGCAGATGCAACATTCTATTCCAGACAACAAGTTGCTGATGGAGAACTATATGCCAAGCAAAAGGAAGCTGAAGGGCTTGTAGCACTTGCACAAGCACAAGGAGTCTATCTACGCACCCTTCTAGACGCATTAGGCGGCAATTATGCTGCATTAAGAGATTACTTAATGATCAACAGCGGAATGTATCGAGAGATTGCTAAGATAAACTCAGACGCAGTTCAAGGGCTGCAGCCAAAAATCAGCATTTGGACTAACGGAAACAGTGGGGAGACAAACGATGGAGCTGGGGCAGGCAATGCAATGAAGGAGGTTGCTGGAGTTTATAAAATGCTACCACCATTGTTTAAGACTGTTCAAGAGCAAACTGGAATGCTGCCACCGGCATGGATGGGCTCATTAACCGACTCTAGCAACTCTAATGTGAAATGA